Proteins encoded together in one Eublepharis macularius isolate TG4126 chromosome 2, MPM_Emac_v1.0, whole genome shotgun sequence window:
- the LOC129323530 gene encoding olfactory receptor 5V1-like, protein MDTANESVVKNFYFTELSDLPEVRISLFIMILLIYLTTLAGNGAILMAIGTGVRLQTPMYFFLSNLSILDILCPTVTVPKMLQIFLSEDKTISFSSCMLQLFFLIYVVGTEIFLLAVMAYDRYVAICSPLHYTTIMSKRLCAQLAVGTWIIGFINSMIHTSLTFTLSFCGPNKVNQYYCDIPPVRALSCSSTYVAELVRLLVAGILGGSAFLITLISYIYIIATILYMPSTEGKRKAFSTCGSHLAVVCLFYGTTIATYVRPASTYSPKQDRIVSMLYGVITPMINPMIYSLRNQDVKRALTKALDLKVFS, encoded by the coding sequence ATGGACACGGCCAATGAATCAGTAGTGAAGAACTTTTACTTTACAGAATTGTCTGATCTCCCAGAAGTACGGATTTCTCTCTTCATAATGATTCTGCTGATCTACTTGACTACTTTAGCTGGAAATGGAGCTATCCTCATGGCAATAGGGACAGGTGTTCGCCTCCAGactcccatgtacttcttccttaGTAATTTATCTATACTGGATATTCTTTGCCCAACTGTCACAGTGCCAAAGATGCTGCAGATATTCTTGTCAGAGGATAAAACCATATCATTTTCTAGCTGCATGCTTCAGCTATTCTTTCTCATTTATGTGGTAGGCACAGAAATTTTCCTTCTAGCAGTGATGGCATATGACCGCTATGTTGCCATATGTAGCCCCTTGCATTATACAACCATCATGAGTAAAAGACTGTGTGCTCAGCTGGCTGTTGGGACCTGGATAATTGGCTTTATTAATTCTATGATTCATACTTCTCTGACCTTTACATTATCTTTTTGTGGGCCCAATAAAGTTAACCAGTATTATTGTGATATCCCTCCAGTGCGtgccctctcttgctcttctacctACGTCGCTGAACTGGTCCGCCTTCTTGTGGCTGGTATTTTAGGAGGCAGTGCTTTTCTCATCACCCTGATCTCTTACATCTATATAATTGCTACAATTTTGTACATGCCTTCTACTGAAGGCAAGCGTAAAGCTTTCTCTACCTGTGGTTCCCACTTGGCTGTAGTTTGCCTGTTTTATGGGACCACCATTGCCACCTATGTTCGTCCAGCATCCACCTATTCACCTAAGCAAGACAGGATTGTTTCCATGTTGTATGGAGTAATCACTCCCATGATAAACCCAATGATATACAGCCTGAGAAATCAGGATGTTAAAAGGGCTTTGACAAAAGCACTTGACCTGAAAGTCTTTTCATAA